A genomic window from Gemmatimonadota bacterium includes:
- a CDS encoding Gfo/Idh/MocA family oxidoreductase has translation MTPIRLGVVGLGLGQWIVETVKKIEGAHVVAAAENMPARLDSMGGYRAYEKKNDLRLYEDADQMMDAESLDAVALAVTPKHRRALIESAGNRGIPMLIEKPWAGTVESGRALVDLCNSFDLPCQVEFPIRCMPAMVRLRELLKGPLGNGWMANGNLMVGWCPPPESKHWDPENHNGLINECYVHLFDTLAFLLGKPKSVFSFGGSFRGSPMPDAAAAVIEFESGASASLTCGGIGAACADGGHLLDIWTENGLARITGTQWLPDTLEWALREAKESTVETFQAPERTTLMEYNMRAFFNAVRSGTPVAATPEDGLIATAVAMAIQESIITGNRVAVDC, from the coding sequence ATGACACCCATCAGACTTGGTGTTGTTGGTCTTGGTCTTGGTCAATGGATAGTAGAAACTGTGAAGAAAATCGAGGGTGCCCACGTTGTGGCAGCTGCTGAGAATATGCCTGCTCGATTGGACAGTATGGGTGGTTATAGAGCCTATGAGAAGAAAAATGATCTCAGGCTTTACGAAGATGCAGACCAGATGATGGATGCCGAATCGTTGGACGCGGTCGCACTTGCGGTGACGCCCAAACATCGCAGGGCGCTGATTGAATCGGCTGGCAACAGGGGCATCCCAATGCTGATTGAGAAGCCCTGGGCAGGGACAGTGGAAAGTGGAAGAGCGTTGGTTGACTTGTGCAACAGTTTTGATTTGCCCTGTCAGGTCGAATTTCCGATCCGTTGTATGCCTGCAATGGTGCGGTTGCGAGAACTCCTGAAAGGTCCTCTCGGAAATGGGTGGATGGCGAATGGCAATCTGATGGTGGGCTGGTGTCCTCCGCCAGAATCAAAACACTGGGATCCGGAAAACCACAATGGGCTTATCAACGAGTGCTATGTACATCTTTTCGACACGCTGGCATTTTTACTGGGCAAGCCCAAATCCGTATTCTCATTTGGGGGATCGTTCAGAGGTAGCCCAATGCCGGATGCGGCCGCAGCAGTCATTGAGTTCGAATCTGGAGCCTCCGCTTCGCTGACTTGTGGTGGCATTGGTGCTGCGTGTGCTGATGGCGGACATCTTCTGGATATTTGGACAGAGAACGGACTGGCACGCATAACTGGCACGCAATGGCTACCGGATACGCTGGAATGGGCCTTGAGGGAGGCCAAAGAATCTACAGTCGAGACGTTTCAGGCGCCTGAGCGGACGACCCTGATGGAGTACAATATGCGTGCATTTTTCAACGCTGTCCGAAGTGGCACCCCTGTAGCTGCAACACCTGAAGACGGACTGATTGCGACAGCCGTCGCGATGGCCATTCAGGAATCTATTATTACGGGGAATCGCGTTGCGGTGGACTGTTAG
- a CDS encoding exo-alpha-sialidase, whose protein sequence is MMQNYRGDVMDLRVVRRVEQHPQAWRVWQPVIIPGQKKRHLIVAFGAMVNGKKDMGDILATLSTDDGDTWEEPVMIFDHRQRQGIVQFAYANPVLYRAPGQDVIWCFAMRCPIAQKNSEESQLVGAFTADGGYSWTQVEMAMHYAGPLITCSSIVTTEIDSVHKYLLPAHRNTLQEDPRGSRDHFVLSSTSLLEWKLEAYIPQPTNARVFLHEGNIAPGETPKELWIVMRTADYDETDRTTDPPRAYSSVSRDGGQTWSVAKPEPDLHNAKSKAFFGRSSNGTHIYVYSDGPPQREKAPGFPNGGRTSLRYKTKNPGDTWSEEKTFYDAGIKNSYPTLIEIAPGDFRCVWDSGTPDTPRTHIHFGKLQISP, encoded by the coding sequence ATGATGCAGAATTATCGAGGAGATGTTATGGACCTTCGCGTAGTTCGCCGGGTTGAGCAGCATCCGCAGGCCTGGCGCGTGTGGCAACCGGTCATTATTCCAGGGCAGAAGAAGAGGCATCTCATTGTGGCCTTCGGGGCGATGGTCAACGGCAAGAAAGACATGGGAGACATTCTCGCGACGCTCTCAACCGACGATGGGGATACCTGGGAGGAACCCGTGATGATATTCGATCATCGCCAGCGTCAGGGTATAGTGCAATTTGCCTACGCGAATCCAGTTCTTTACCGCGCCCCCGGACAGGACGTCATTTGGTGCTTTGCGATGCGCTGCCCGATAGCTCAGAAGAATAGCGAAGAATCTCAACTGGTCGGTGCATTCACCGCAGATGGCGGTTATTCCTGGACACAGGTGGAAATGGCGATGCACTATGCAGGACCGCTCATCACATGCTCGAGCATCGTTACTACAGAAATCGACTCAGTACACAAGTATCTCCTGCCAGCCCACCGCAACACGCTGCAAGAAGACCCACGCGGTTCGCGTGACCACTTCGTTCTCAGCAGTACCAGCCTGCTGGAATGGAAGCTCGAAGCATATATTCCCCAACCCACCAATGCTCGTGTTTTCCTACACGAGGGAAATATCGCGCCGGGAGAAACACCAAAGGAACTATGGATTGTCATGCGAACGGCCGATTACGACGAAACCGATCGCACGACGGACCCGCCCAGAGCCTATTCGAGCGTAAGCCGTGACGGTGGCCAGACCTGGAGTGTCGCCAAACCCGAACCCGACCTGCACAACGCCAAGTCAAAAGCTTTCTTTGGCCGATCCTCGAATGGCACGCATATCTATGTGTACAGCGACGGGCCTCCCCAAAGAGAAAAAGCACCGGGATTTCCGAACGGAGGTCGGACCTCTCTGCGGTACAAAACAAAAAATCCCGGAGACACCTGGAGCGAAGAGAAAACCTTCTACGATGCCGGGATTAAGAACTCTTATCCCACACTTATTGAAATTGCGCCGGGGGACTTCCGTTGCGTGTGGGACAGCGGCACACCAGATACGCCGCGTACTCATATTCATTTCGGCAAGTTGCAAATTTCACCGTGA
- a CDS encoding creatininase family protein — MERREVRWERMFPDELEAAFEDCPVVYLPYGLCEPHGPVNALGLDALRAHGVVCQAARSFGGIVAPPEYWHCHESGGYGTWAHERVGDVRPWLTAVPPWIFLKNLCYHIRAVDALGFHVAVLFSGHSGPHRLDVPVVLEILQQHVSVRLYSLMSMGTGESRFKDDRGMGGHAGRGETSLLWAVAPDCVDLSRLPGPDVPGPHFAQGDYVDTSSRRAGEEMAADTAAHISEKAKELLTEYERLKPDHTPLTYGQIERIWDEEIRPRMKNFASMQSGDKAPPEDSRWYANWRVPDLG; from the coding sequence ATGGAACGCAGAGAAGTCCGCTGGGAACGCATGTTTCCCGATGAACTGGAAGCCGCTTTTGAAGATTGTCCTGTGGTGTATTTACCCTATGGCCTGTGTGAACCCCACGGCCCGGTGAACGCCCTGGGCCTGGACGCGCTGCGTGCCCACGGAGTAGTGTGTCAGGCCGCCCGGTCATTCGGAGGCATTGTAGCCCCGCCCGAATACTGGCACTGCCACGAATCGGGAGGCTACGGGACCTGGGCACACGAACGGGTGGGTGACGTCCGCCCCTGGCTTACAGCGGTGCCACCGTGGATCTTTTTAAAAAATCTCTGCTATCACATCCGCGCCGTCGATGCCCTGGGATTTCACGTAGCCGTGCTCTTCTCCGGACATTCGGGACCACACCGCCTGGACGTACCCGTTGTACTTGAAATCCTCCAGCAACACGTTTCCGTCCGCCTCTATTCTCTTATGAGTATGGGCACAGGGGAATCCCGATTCAAAGACGACCGGGGCATGGGAGGCCACGCGGGAAGAGGCGAAACATCGCTGCTGTGGGCCGTGGCCCCGGACTGTGTAGATCTGTCCCGGCTTCCCGGACCGGACGTGCCAGGGCCTCATTTCGCCCAGGGCGATTATGTGGATACATCCAGCCGGCGAGCAGGAGAAGAAATGGCGGCTGATACGGCAGCACATATATCTGAAAAAGCAAAAGAACTTCTAACGGAATACGAGCGTTTAAAACCCGATCACACCCCGCTGACCTACGGGCAGATTGAGCGTATCTGGGACGAGGAGATCCGCCCCCGAATGAAAAATTTTGCTTCTATGCAGAGCGGGGATAAAGCACCCCCAGAAGACTCTCGCTGGTATGCCAACTGGCGAGTGCCAGATCTGGGTTAG